A genomic window from Montipora capricornis isolate CH-2021 chromosome 8, ASM3666992v2, whole genome shotgun sequence includes:
- the LOC138058905 gene encoding nucleolar protein 12-like isoform X1, whose amino-acid sequence MSFSSMGKPSGVPLGRMRYLRLQTLIVAVWERKEKLFMLAKHHSMAAGMGAKRKLKKEKKVLVFDENSRREYLLGFQKRKNERRKKAQEEFIMKEKEKRRELKQQKKRSVLDQIEKQRRELEALESDIDDEEEDQQDVRSVNTTYDHPEHVVTVTAINDINMENGRFACIGPNRGVIETSGLKEDDPPVSEKKDVKVKKAEKVTSKSQRFHKKFRNKRNTGNKKGMREQDGRPGKDRKRKRIHSGFHGKSKKSKG is encoded by the exons ATGTCCTTTTCAAGTATGGGGAAACCCTCTGGGGTCCCTCTGGGGAGGATGAGGTATCTGCGCCTTCAAACCCTTATCGTAGCGGTctgggaaaggaaagaaaagcttTTCATGTTAGCAAAGCATCATTCAATGGCGGCTGGTATGGGGGCGAAAAGGAAActaaagaaagagaagaaagtcCTTGTGTTTGATGAAAATTCTCGAAG GGAGTATcttcttggatttcaaaaacgaaaaaatgaaaggagaaaaaaagctcAAGAAGAGTTCataatgaaagaaaaggaaaaaaggagggAATTAAAACAACAG AAAAAACGCAGCGTGTTGGACCAAATAGAGAAGCAAAGGAGAGAATTAG agGCACTTGAATCAGACATTGATGACGAAGAGGAAGATCAACAGGACGTTAGATCTGTAAATACAACTTATGACCACCCTGAGCATGTTGTCACTGTTACGGCAATCAATGATATCAACATGGAGAATGGAAGATTTGCGTGTATTGGACCAAACAGG GGTGTGATAGAAACATCAGGTTTAAAAGAAGATGACCCCCCAGTCTCAGAAAAAAAGGATGTCAAAGTTAAAAAGGCTGAAAA GGTAACATCCAAAAGCCAAAGATTTCACAAGAAATTCAGAAACAAGAGAAATACCGGTAACAAGAAAGGTATGCGTGAACAAGATGGGCGACCTGGGAAAGATAGAAAGAGGAAACGTATTCATTCAGGATTCCATGGTAAATCAAAGAAGTCAAAGGGTTGA
- the LOC138058905 gene encoding nucleolar protein 12-like isoform X2, whose translation MKEKEKRRELKQQKKRSVLDQIEKQRRELEALESDIDDEEEDQQDVRSVNTTYDHPEHVVTVTAINDINMENGRFACIGPNRGVIETSGLKEDDPPVSEKKDVKVKKAEKVTSKSQRFHKKFRNKRNTGNKKGMREQDGRPGKDRKRKRIHSGFHGKSKKSKG comes from the exons atgaaagaaaaggaaaaaaggagggAATTAAAACAACAG AAAAAACGCAGCGTGTTGGACCAAATAGAGAAGCAAAGGAGAGAATTAG agGCACTTGAATCAGACATTGATGACGAAGAGGAAGATCAACAGGACGTTAGATCTGTAAATACAACTTATGACCACCCTGAGCATGTTGTCACTGTTACGGCAATCAATGATATCAACATGGAGAATGGAAGATTTGCGTGTATTGGACCAAACAGG GGTGTGATAGAAACATCAGGTTTAAAAGAAGATGACCCCCCAGTCTCAGAAAAAAAGGATGTCAAAGTTAAAAAGGCTGAAAA GGTAACATCCAAAAGCCAAAGATTTCACAAGAAATTCAGAAACAAGAGAAATACCGGTAACAAGAAAGGTATGCGTGAACAAGATGGGCGACCTGGGAAAGATAGAAAGAGGAAACGTATTCATTCAGGATTCCATGGTAAATCAAAGAAGTCAAAGGGTTGA
- the LOC138058959 gene encoding uncharacterized protein translates to MGGAIYKDSPAIKYEERNIYLNSIQSLGRLPPTRPTTIHQKALFVLWLSIVLIWVCLKSKRYYSKWRDKCKAGKETGDAETADKENDTVLISLYPVSKQPSVSRFGRGDATEESTGVRNIFDRLLETDPDQPSFEDFLTKAVIFGAIMLYFWLCDYQHIWPKTKKQYSRDMYIFLFALLVIVALVYTVRETPEKLVNRDQTEEWKGWMQVQFVWYHYYDAHEVFNSIRCYIAAYVWMTGFGNFSYFWIKKDYSLFRLLRMMFRLNFLVVMVMAVTNHEFVRYYVCAMHTYWFLTVYAMLAVFKSHNENRYVMASKFVIYLVINTLIFDIPGVSYKVFWPFQFVLNVNGSLRYWVYRSTLDHCAAWVGMLCAYNYPYIEQFLNYLDKKHDTPRAAQVALLLKIWITVALFGIFVMWFHFVLMAEREFYKAIHPFTSPIAIVIFLWFRNLHPFLRSRYLGLFSWLGKITLETYLSQIHIYMIANAERLLVYIPRYPMINFMLATIIYVAISYVLFHQTLFFNTYIFPKNVKVICKNIIVGTVWLALCYLLSFTLNKVGIW, encoded by the exons ATGGGAGGAGCTATATATAAGGACTCTCCGGCTATCAAATATGAGGAACGCAATATTTACCTGAATTCTATTCAAAGTCTTGGCAG GCTCCCACCCACGCGGCCAACAACCATTCATCAAAAGGCGTTGTTTGTTCTCTGGTTGTCCATAGTCCTTATTTGGGTTTGTCTGAAAAGCAAGCGTTATTATTCCAAATGGCGTGACAAATGCAAGGCTGGGAAAGAGACCGGTGATGCAGAAACGGCTGACAAAG AAAACGACACTGTATTGATATCATTGTATCCTGTTTCCAAACAAC cCTCGGTCTCACGCTTTGGCCGCGGTGATGCAACAGAAGAGAGCACTGGGGTGAGAAACATATTTGACAGACTTCTGGAAACTGATCCTGATCAACCATCATTTGAGGACTTTTTGACGAAAGCAGTGATCTTTGGAGCCATTATGCTTTATTTCTGGTTGTGTGACTATCAACATATATG GCCCAAAACGAAGAAACAATACTCGAGGGATATGTATATCTTTCTGTTTGCCCTCTTGGTAATTGTTGCTTTGGTTTACACGGTCCGCGAAACTCCGGAAAAACTCGTCAACAGAGATCAGACGGAAGAATGGAAAGGATGGATGCAG GTTCAGTTTGTGTGGTACCACTATTATGATGCTCATGAAGTTTTCAATTCTATCAGATGTTACATTGCTGCCTATGTTTGGATGACAGGATTTG GtaatttttcctatttttggaTCAAGAAAGATTACTCACTTTTCCGCCTTCTGAGGATGATGTTTCgtctcaattttttggttgtCATGGTAATGGCGGTCACCAATCACGAGTTTGTTCGGTATTATGTTTGTGCTATGCACACGTATTGGTTCCTCACAGTCTACGCAATGCTGGCAGTGTTCAAATCACATAACGAG AATCGCTACGTCATGGCTTCCAAATTTGTGATCTATCTGGTGATAAACACGTTGATATTCGACATTCCCGGTGTGTCATACAAAGTGTTTTGGCCTTTCCAGTTTGTACTAAATGTAAACGGCAGCTTGAGATACTGGGTATATCGCTCTAC ACTTGACCACTGTGCCGCGTGGGTAGGAATGCTGTGCGCGTATAACTATCCGTACATTGAACAGTTTCTTAACTACTTGGACAAGAAGCACGACACACCGCGAGCGGCACAAGTAGCCTTGCTCTTGAAAATCTGGATTACAGTCGCTTTGTTTGGTATCTTTGTGATGTGGTTCCACTTCGTTTTGATGGCAGAGCGGGAATTCTACAAAGCCATCCACCCGTTTACATCACCAATCGCGATTGTAATTTTCCTTTGGTTCAGGAATCTTCACCCGTTTCTACGTTCTAGAtaccttggtttgttcagctgGCTTGGAAAAATAACTCTTGAGACCTACTTATCCCAGATTCATATCTATATGATTGCAAATGCCGAAAGACTGCTCGTGTACATTCCAAGATACCCCATGATCAACTTCATGTTAGCCACCATCATTTATGTCGCGATTTCTTATGTCCTCTTTCACCAGACTTTGTTTTTTAATACTTACATTTTCCCCAAAAACGTAAAAgttatttgtaaaaatattattgttgGCACCGTATGGTTAGCACTTTGTTATTTGCTATCGTTCACATTAAACAAAGTTGGGATCTGGTAG
- the LOC138058903 gene encoding uncharacterized protein: MDVFMELLSENFGAMVTIFNPMYPLKFERYGNGNIDDDLEFRSHVQSLAPQAHEVATEFGAEEEFYSNVAVFRAEKKARMAYAQNDPVAEANKALEISPYSPEAYNVKAQFEATTYEEALEFYNKAVEVAPNLSEDFQRALSKGRCWSQNHLRSYFRAVHGQANTLRKLGRCEEALKIYLTLEKLDPEFYSWSSFANWRYHVLEVYMKLGDDKGALRFAMKKSNSEAFQLASSSGAWFWSKALLDYRYKQHRGYAEDYYDKVISDDDPHSMNVFNSFEGTILRAFQASPETLSFLTGERKLPNCSIPFHMGNWKSLSNVATYCMTNAELWRNTPGALEWASYNARTFMCSLIVGQDKRSCKVLGLKGTISEFEDLLCKGVFLDAKVERRSKTLVHEAACHEMPQHLKCLISAGAQVRTVSKQIPQPLHMACYYGFKPKIIKILCKAGADPTDACGLHYSPLQMAAEQGMLEALKAAFECLPAHRKKDRKVLDGILLAVFQSSCYECVTGLGQLCQRCVAGDCPHPSNATWTGVLDFLIDLKYKPSKDYLESMLDFSGKRKLYAYLVAKLKGEEPPEPAEGPGLVRRPLALRQQTNMLDLLSALGRNTQKQLPCPKVVIPKSATCKNCNGREKKMMVCGQCKQAFYCSKECQKKDWKQHKKSCASRKE; encoded by the exons ATGGACGTATTTATGGAACTGTTGAGCGAGAATTTCGGTGCAATGGTAACGATTTTCAACCCAATGTATCCACTCAAGTTTGAACGGTATGGAAATGGGAATATTGACGACGACCTCGAGTTCAGATCGCATGTACAATCTCTTGCCCCTCAAGCTCACGAAGTAGCCACAGAATTCGGCGCCGAGGAAGAGTTCTATTCGAACGTAGCTGTTTTTAGAGCTGAAAAGAAAGCACGAATGGCTTATGCGCAAAACGATCCGGTCGCCGAAGCTAATAAAGCGCTTGAAATATCCCCATACAGCCCGGAAGCATACAATGTGAAGGCACAATTTGAGGCTACAACTTACGAAGAAGCTCTCG aattttacaacaaagcTGTGGAAGTAGCCCCAAATTTATCCGAAGATTTCCAGAGAGCTCTATCCAAGGGAAGATGCTGGTCACAAAATCATTTGCGAAGTTATTTTCGTGCTGTGCACGGTCAAGCCAACACCTTGCGCAAATTGGGAAGGTGTGAGGAGGCCTTAAAAATATATCTTACACTGGAGAAGCTGGATCCAGAGTTCTACAG CTGGTCATCCTTTGCCAACTGGAGATACCACGTTTTGGAGGTTTACATGAAGTTGGGTGATGATAAGGGAGCTCTGAGATTTGCGATGAAAAAATCCAACTCTGAAGCTTTTCAGCTTGCTTCATCTTCTGGTGCATGGTTTTGGAGCAAAGCCCTGCTGGACTATCGTTACAAACAACACCGGGGCTATGCTGAGGACTATTATGACAAAGTGATATCTGATGATGATCCTCACTCAATGAATGTGTTTAATAGCTTTGAGGGCACCATTTTAAGAGCTTTCCAAGCATCTCCTGAGACATTGAGTTTTTTGACGGGAGAGCGCAAGCTGCCAAACTGCTCCATTCCTTTTCACATGGGTAACTGGAAGTCATTGTCCAATGTGGCCACATACTGCATGACAAATGCTGAACTCTGGCGCAACACCCCTGGAGCATTGGAATGGGCATCTTACAATGCCCGAACCTTTATGTGCTCTTTGATTGTAGGTCAAGACAAGCGAAGCTGCAAGGTTCTTGGTTTGAAAGGCACGATTAGTGAATTCGAAGATCTGCTCTGCAAAGGAGTATTTCTGGATGCAAAAGTGGAAAGACGCAGCAAGACCTTAGTGCATGAAGCTGCCTGTCATGAAATGCCCCAGCACTTAAAATGCTTAATCAGTGCTGGGGCCCAAGTGAGAACAGTATCAAAGCAGATTCCACAGCCATTGCATATGGCGTGCTATTATGGCTTTAAGccaaaaatcattaaaattctTTGCAAGGCAG GGGCTGATCCGACAGATGCATGTGGCCTTCATTATTCACCACTTCAAATGGCAGCCGAACAAGGTATGCTTGAGGCATTGAAAGCTGCATTTGAATGCCTCCCAGCTCACAGGAAGAAAGATCGTAAAGTTCTAGATGGTATTCTACTCGCTGTGTTCCAGAGTTCGTGTTATGAGTGTGTGACAGGATTGGGTCAGCTGTGTCAAAGGTGTGTGGCTGGTGACTGCCCCCACCCGTCCAATGCTACCTGGACAGGGGTGCTGGATTTTCTTATTGATCTCAAATACAAGCCATCCAAGGATTACTTGGAAAGTATGTTAGATTTCTCTGGGAAAAGGAAGCTTTATGCTTATCttgttgccaagctaaaaggGGAGGAGCCTCCAGAGCCAGCAGAAGGCCCAGGCTTAGTTCGAAGACCATTGGCACTCAGGCAGCAAACGAACATGTTGGACCTTCTTTCAGCATTAGGGCGTAACACACAGAAACAGCTGCCATGTCCTAAGGTGGTCATACCCAAGTCTGCGACATGCAAAAATTGCAATGGAAGGGAGAAGAAGATGATGGTCTGTGGACAGTGCAAACAAGCTTTTTACTGTTCTAAAGAGTGCCAGAAGAAAGACTGGAAGCAGCACAAGAAATCATGTGCATCCAGAAAGGAATAA